The Candidatus Poribacteria bacterium genome contains the following window.
CCCATGTATTTGAAAACTCACAGTTCTCAACCTTAAGATTTTCAGCACTAATAACGCTGATACCCTGTCGGTAGTGATTGTCGCAGATAATGTCACGTAGTACCACATCTTCAGAGGCATGTCGGTCCTTACCGCCGTCAACGTAAATACCGTCCCCACCACTATCTTTGAGCGTCAAACCTGATACATTTACGTTTTTACTACCTCGGATTGATAGTGTCATTCGCCACTCCGCTTTCGGATACTGCCCATACCAGCGGTGCCAGCCGAATTGTTCAAGCACAAGCCCGTTAATATAGTCCTGTTTCCACATGCGGAAGGTCGCACCATACCCACGGATAGTAAGATTCTCGACATCTTGTGCCGTGAACATCGAATCGCCTCCGCCACGATATTCACCCCGTTTTGCTGAGACGATGGTTCCACGCTCAAAAATCAATTCTTGATTTCCAGCGAGCCGAATTGGTCGAATTATCCAATCGGTGTGCATGTTGGGAACAACCACCCGCTTCGCGCCGGAATCAATAGCGGCTTGCAGTACTTCTGTCGCATCTTCCGGATCGAATCCCCACCAGGCTGCATTAGCAACACTACTTTTCCCAGACTGGACATTGGCAATCGCTTCAAGGTTTTTCATTTCTCACTCCTCTTGGAGAGGCTATACGAAAATAAAGGAAGCTGCCCGCCTGTCACAACTTAGACGTGCCGGCAGCTTTGTCCTCCTTTTGTTGTTCCGTTTACAACGCGAAGGTCTTCTCATCGTCAAGAGCCATCAGCGCGAACCATGTATTAATGTCTGTACGCTCTGGCGCAATCTTGTTAATCATATTTGCCATTATCGCCTTATAGCGTTCATCTGTGGGACCCATTTGGGTCATCCGTTCGTTGTAGGCTTCGATATCTGCTTCGCTTTTTGAATAATCTGCTTTCAGCCATGTCTCGACTTCTGCATCGGTTGGCAATGTCTTTAGTGCTTCAGCGAATTCTGCAGCAGAGATGCCAAGGAAAGCGAGCGTTGCCCGATCAATCCCTGAATCCTCGCCATAAAAATAAGCACCTAATGTGTTGCTGTTAAATGCTCTTCCCTTGTCAATCAACCGTGCGAGTTGAACCATCCCGTAGACATCTGTGTTGTAGGGGCTGCGCGGTGCGCGACGTTGGAGGTCAACAATACCGAAACTCAGTTGATCGTCCACGTCCTGAAGTTCTACCCAGGTTGTAATATCTGTCCGGGTCGGATCTACTTCTTGGCATCGTGCTTCAAACCGTTCCCGCGTCGTTTCATTGGGCCCGTAGTTTACCAACGTCTGGTTGAACGTCTCAATCTCGTCCTGTGATTTACCGCAGTTTTCCAGTACCCACGCACCGATTTCAAGGTCGTTTGGATTGTTGACTGCTGCCTCTTGGAAATCTGCAGCTGAAATACCGAGAAACGTTAGGATGCGTACATCTTGTCCAGAATTGTCGCCGTATACGTATTCACCGATTTTCCCGGCGCGTTCGGCACGTCCTTTATCTGCCATGCGCGCAACACCACAGATACCAGCGATGTCTCTCGCACGTGCGCTGCGTGGTGGAGCGGCGGTTAAGTCGACCTGCCAGAAGCTTCCCCAATCGTCAAGTTCCATG
Protein-coding sequences here:
- a CDS encoding right-handed parallel beta-helix repeat-containing protein encodes the protein MKNLEAIANVQSGKSSVANAAWWGFDPEDATEVLQAAIDSGAKRVVVPNMHTDWIIRPIRLAGNQELIFERGTIVSAKRGEYRGGGDSMFTAQDVENLTIRGYGATFRMWKQDYINGLVLEQFGWHRWYGQYPKAEWRMTLSIRGSKNVNVSGLTLKDSGGDGIYVDGGKDRHASEDVVLRDIICDNHYRQGISVISAENLKVENCEFSNTWGTPPASGVDIEPDKSDQLIKNVVFSGCQFVDNVGDGIEVFLAHTTGETEDVTLRFENCHVSSQHGTGIRVTKIGDNGPGGSIEFDNCTVESTVGYGIKVQEKSLKGARVTFTNCNVINAASDQQFGGEWSPISLSLPQPDIVQTMGGIDFINCFVEDNRDRPAVEFTQPKSDFPLHDITGTLTVLNPNGVRAELGKEREKLPLIVREYA
- a CDS encoding DUF5069 domain-containing protein, encoding MDLTRQPPRRPSNLGIAGIVGVARMTDKARAHNAETIGDYIYGESSGLDQRALTFLGISADAFAEVVDEHDDSALGHWILETSGKTAAEIAEFNDAALTQLPDTEAHKQRLKDRLARFAPGRTDITTVLQSMELDDWGSFWQVDLTAAPPRSARARDIAGICGVARMADKGRAERAGKIGEYVYGDNSGQDVRILTFLGISAADFQEAAVNNPNDLEIGAWVLENCGKSQDEIETFNQTLVNYGPNETTRERFEARCQEVDPTRTDITTWVELQDVDDQLSFGIVDLQRRAPRSPYNTDVYGMVQLARLIDKGRAFNSNTLGAYFYGEDSGIDRATLAFLGISAAEFAEALKTLPTDAEVETWLKADYSKSEADIEAYNERMTQMGPTDERYKAIMANMINKIAPERTDINTWFALMALDDEKTFAL